One window from the genome of Leptospira johnsonii encodes:
- a CDS encoding TCR/Tet family MFS transporter, producing MTVQKKSALQFLLFTLLIDFIGFGIIIPVVPNLLKDMLQGNLSTAAVYGGLLSFTYAITQFFCAPIIGGLSDRFGRRPVLLASLFGLGIDYAFLALAPNVFWLFIGRIIAGITGASYGVAGAIIADISPPEKRSQNLGLVGMAFGMGFIIGPIIGGLFSEFGPRAPFWVASSLSLLNWVYGYFVLPETLLQENRRKFNWVMANPFGSVVGLVRYPGPLSGLVLSLFLIFVANHCMETSWSYFTMNKFKWTATKIGFSLAVVGASLAVVQGGLLRIIIPKLGQKNSAYLGIFARVIMSVLFAFAWEEWMLYALLVPFSFCFIATPAIQGYISNHVSPTQQGEFQGIMGSMMSLSSILGPLLMSFVFSYFTREGMQPYFPGAPFVVSSFLAILSLLIAIISFRKEKLRVGEKIGE from the coding sequence ATGACAGTCCAAAAAAAGTCCGCACTTCAATTTTTACTTTTTACATTACTCATCGATTTTATCGGCTTCGGGATCATCATCCCTGTGGTTCCCAATCTTTTAAAAGATATGTTGCAGGGGAACTTGAGTACCGCTGCGGTCTATGGAGGACTTCTATCCTTTACATATGCGATCACGCAATTTTTCTGCGCACCTATCATTGGAGGTTTAAGCGATAGATTCGGAAGAAGACCGGTCCTATTAGCCTCCTTGTTCGGACTAGGTATCGACTATGCTTTCTTAGCATTGGCTCCGAATGTGTTTTGGTTGTTTATCGGAAGGATCATCGCTGGGATCACAGGAGCAAGTTATGGAGTCGCCGGTGCGATTATCGCGGATATAAGCCCTCCTGAAAAAAGATCCCAAAACTTAGGATTGGTAGGAATGGCATTTGGGATGGGATTTATTATAGGCCCGATTATCGGAGGTTTGTTCTCCGAGTTCGGTCCGAGAGCTCCATTCTGGGTAGCTTCTTCTCTTTCGCTATTGAACTGGGTATACGGATATTTTGTTTTGCCTGAAACCCTTTTGCAAGAGAATAGAAGAAAATTCAATTGGGTTATGGCAAATCCATTCGGTTCAGTCGTAGGACTTGTTCGTTATCCCGGGCCTTTAAGCGGTTTAGTACTTTCTTTATTTCTAATATTCGTTGCGAACCATTGTATGGAAACCAGTTGGTCCTATTTTACGATGAATAAATTCAAATGGACCGCCACAAAGATTGGATTCTCTCTAGCAGTAGTGGGTGCATCACTCGCAGTTGTGCAAGGAGGACTACTTAGGATCATCATTCCTAAACTAGGACAAAAAAATTCCGCATACCTAGGGATTTTTGCGAGAGTGATCATGAGCGTACTATTTGCATTTGCCTGGGAAGAATGGATGCTGTATGCGTTACTTGTGCCTTTCTCCTTTTGTTTTATCGCAACTCCTGCAATCCAAGGTTATATTTCCAATCATGTTTCTCCTACTCAACAAGGAGAGTTCCAAGGAATTATGGGAAGTATGATGAGCCTAAGTTCTATCTTAGGCCCGCTACTTATGAGTTTTGTTTTTTCTTATTTTACAAGAGAAGGTATGCAGCCTTATTTTCCGGGTGCACCATTTGTAGTAAGTTCCTTTCTTGCGATCCTTAGTTTACTGATCGCAATCATTTCTTTCAGAAAAGAAAAACTCAGAGTGGGAGAAAAAATCGGAGAATGA
- a CDS encoding GNAT family N-acetyltransferase, giving the protein MDPKIQIKLQDPETNSAILMMDALWKEIQIRYGFQAPNPMKGEYFKGPKYAFWVAEIGNRPIGSIAITPWNDSIAELDVMYVDPEFRGTGLASELINGLESFAKQNGFKSIRLRAGAPQPEALRFYEKHGYARIDSFGKWASDETAWCYEKLI; this is encoded by the coding sequence ATGGATCCCAAAATACAGATCAAACTCCAAGATCCGGAAACAAATTCAGCGATTTTAATGATGGATGCATTATGGAAGGAAATACAAATCAGGTACGGTTTCCAAGCTCCCAATCCAATGAAGGGAGAATACTTCAAGGGTCCTAAATATGCATTTTGGGTTGCAGAAATCGGCAATCGACCGATCGGAAGTATTGCGATCACTCCTTGGAACGATTCGATTGCAGAATTAGATGTGATGTATGTGGATCCTGAATTTAGAGGAACAGGGCTTGCTTCCGAACTTATTAACGGATTGGAATCTTTCGCAAAACAAAACGGATTTAAATCGATTCGATTGAGGGCAGGCGCGCCTCAGCCGGAAGCATTACGTTTTTATGAAAAACATGGATATGCACGTATCGATTCCTTCGGAAAATGGGCTTCCGACGAAACCGCTTGGTGTTACGAAAAGTTGATCTAG
- a CDS encoding PP2C family protein-serine/threonine phosphatase: MKRSLLLLSSFWFCFSLEAAPIQDGVLHISSPDLAEHSELIPLTGNWQFIYGEFVSPEKSSTANWDNLSVPKSWQDTKKGDRVLPREGAASFRLSIIFPEEDLKKEIGLMMPDFASAYKLYYNGELIYSSGTPSLEPSSEIPKIKSAYLPLRIEKTNSEILIQGSNWINNFGGFWQVPKLGTLEAIYREKLITQSRESFLFGGLLLIGLYHTGLFLFRRKERSAFYFALFTFLLTLRVALIGNRLVLEIFPDFPWESVFRLEFFSFYTAVPIFLMFHRSLFPEDTFSWVPAAAWVLAIVYNITLLFPIGFFTKIVGPFQIVTGIGLLYVLFTVCLAVWKKREDSLLFLTGFFAFGITVGIDLLWDKLNLRGINLSPYGLLIFTLSQSLVLSRRIARAFRKSEILSENLRITNSALNILKDNLEVLVREKTSELNHSLEMIRKDLLVAQRIQKKLFPENVEAYKELKYAVKYLPRDEVGGDFYDIFEISPGVYRIFLADATGHGVQAALVTMAIKAEYEGIKFGAKDPGFCLDLLDDKFQRKFSSLGTIFSSIIVDIYARENRLVYASAGHPDQILVHSSNLMNLRRTGAIIGLKNKKSYENQEMDFSNGDRMFLFSDGVFEQFNSKREAWGESRLRNRISELSEEPIENIPDMVIKDLDLWLEYSQPQDDISLIAIERV; this comes from the coding sequence GTGAAGCGCTCTCTTTTACTTCTTTCCTCTTTCTGGTTTTGTTTCTCTTTAGAAGCGGCACCGATCCAAGACGGAGTCTTACACATTTCCTCTCCGGATCTAGCAGAACATTCCGAACTGATCCCATTAACCGGGAATTGGCAATTCATCTACGGAGAGTTTGTTTCTCCTGAAAAAAGCTCTACGGCTAACTGGGATAATTTATCCGTTCCGAAATCTTGGCAGGATACTAAAAAAGGAGATCGAGTACTTCCGAGAGAAGGGGCAGCAAGTTTTCGTTTATCCATCATTTTCCCGGAAGAGGATCTTAAAAAAGAGATCGGGCTAATGATGCCCGACTTTGCGTCGGCTTACAAATTATATTATAATGGAGAATTAATATACTCCTCGGGCACTCCGAGCTTAGAACCTTCTTCCGAAATTCCTAAGATCAAATCGGCGTATCTGCCTTTAAGAATAGAGAAAACGAATTCTGAAATTTTGATCCAAGGTTCTAACTGGATCAATAATTTCGGCGGTTTCTGGCAGGTCCCAAAACTAGGAACCTTAGAAGCGATCTACAGAGAAAAGCTGATTACACAATCCAGAGAGTCCTTTTTGTTTGGTGGACTTCTGCTCATCGGACTTTATCATACCGGTCTTTTTCTTTTTAGAAGAAAGGAAAGATCCGCATTCTATTTTGCATTATTTACGTTTTTATTAACTTTAAGAGTGGCATTGATCGGCAATCGGTTGGTTCTGGAAATTTTTCCGGACTTTCCTTGGGAATCCGTTTTTAGATTAGAGTTCTTCTCCTTCTATACCGCTGTTCCGATCTTTTTAATGTTTCATCGTTCCTTATTCCCGGAGGATACATTCTCTTGGGTTCCTGCAGCAGCTTGGGTTTTAGCGATCGTTTACAATATCACTCTATTATTTCCGATCGGATTTTTCACTAAGATCGTTGGTCCTTTTCAGATCGTAACCGGTATCGGCCTGCTTTACGTTTTGTTTACCGTATGCTTAGCAGTTTGGAAAAAAAGAGAAGATTCGCTATTATTTCTCACAGGATTTTTTGCATTCGGAATTACGGTAGGGATAGATCTACTTTGGGACAAATTGAATCTAAGAGGAATCAATCTTTCTCCTTATGGACTTCTAATTTTTACACTTTCCCAGTCCTTGGTACTTTCCAGAAGGATCGCAAGAGCATTCCGAAAATCTGAAATACTCAGTGAAAATTTAAGGATCACAAACAGCGCGTTAAATATTCTAAAAGATAATTTAGAAGTTCTGGTTCGAGAAAAAACTTCCGAATTGAATCATTCCTTGGAAATGATACGAAAAGACTTACTCGTTGCCCAAAGAATCCAGAAAAAACTTTTTCCGGAAAATGTAGAGGCTTATAAAGAACTAAAATATGCGGTAAAGTATCTTCCGAGAGACGAGGTAGGTGGAGACTTTTACGATATTTTCGAGATTTCCCCCGGAGTATATCGGATCTTCCTCGCAGATGCGACAGGGCATGGCGTCCAGGCTGCGTTAGTCACTATGGCAATCAAAGCGGAATACGAAGGAATCAAATTCGGAGCAAAGGACCCCGGATTCTGTCTGGATCTTTTAGATGATAAGTTTCAAAGGAAATTTTCCTCTTTAGGGACCATTTTCTCTTCTATCATCGTAGATATTTATGCAAGAGAAAACAGATTAGTTTATGCATCCGCGGGACATCCGGATCAGATCTTGGTACATTCTTCTAATCTTATGAATTTAAGAAGGACAGGTGCTATTATTGGTCTGAAAAACAAAAAAAGTTATGAGAACCAAGAGATGGATTTTTCAAACGGAGATAGGATGTTCCTTTTTTCGGATGGAGTATTCGAACAATTCAATTCAAAAAGAGAAGCCTGGGGAGAATCTAGGCTCAGGAATCGGATCTCCGAACTTTCGGAAGAACCTATCGAAAATATTCCTGATATGGTGATCAAAGATCTGGATCTATGGCTCGAATATTCCCAACCACAAGATGATATCAGTCTAATCGCGATCGAAAGAGTTTAA
- a CDS encoding glycerophosphodiester phosphodiesterase — MKSFHIKQIFLIFFLIYASCGGEQIRNKPIEGNLDLQGHRGARGLKPENTWPAFEEALSQGMTTIELDTVLTKDQKIIIHHDSESNPAICTKKDGSEIISKSIYELTLAELKELDCGTKKNPKFPEQISVPGTELLTIQEFFEKVQTWERTGKRKIIPKFNIETKFPNDSESQVSNEILETHVNLLIKAIETAKVTDRATIQSFYLPAISLVKQKNPKIKTSALFSLTYPQGAAMKFGLGGYRRELVLNQTKELKADIISPYFLYVTDEFVSKAHSLGIKVIPWTVNDTEEMERLIKAGVDGIITDYPDRLNSVLKKH; from the coding sequence ATGAAATCATTCCATATCAAACAAATATTCTTAATCTTCTTTTTAATCTACGCGTCCTGCGGAGGAGAGCAGATCCGAAACAAACCTATTGAAGGTAATTTAGATCTACAAGGCCATAGAGGAGCTAGAGGTTTAAAACCGGAAAACACATGGCCTGCATTCGAAGAGGCACTTTCCCAAGGAATGACCACGATCGAGTTGGACACAGTTCTGACCAAAGATCAGAAAATCATAATACACCATGATTCAGAATCTAACCCCGCGATTTGTACTAAAAAGGATGGATCCGAGATCATTTCTAAATCCATCTACGAACTGACTCTTGCGGAATTGAAAGAACTGGATTGTGGAACCAAAAAAAATCCTAAATTCCCGGAGCAAATTTCAGTCCCAGGAACGGAACTTTTGACCATCCAAGAATTTTTCGAGAAAGTACAAACCTGGGAAAGAACAGGAAAAAGAAAAATTATCCCTAAATTTAATATAGAGACAAAATTTCCGAACGACTCAGAGTCCCAAGTCTCGAATGAAATTTTAGAAACACATGTAAACCTTCTGATCAAAGCGATCGAAACTGCAAAGGTTACGGATCGTGCTACGATCCAATCTTTTTATCTTCCTGCAATCTCATTAGTGAAGCAGAAAAATCCTAAGATCAAAACTTCTGCGTTATTCTCCCTCACCTATCCTCAAGGAGCAGCGATGAAATTCGGTCTTGGTGGGTATAGAAGAGAACTTGTTTTAAATCAAACCAAAGAGTTAAAAGCCGATATTATTTCTCCTTATTTCTTATACGTAACGGATGAATTCGTTTCTAAGGCCCATTCTTTAGGAATTAAAGTGATACCTTGGACCGTTAACGATACGGAAGAAATGGAAAGATTAATTAAAGCGGGCGTGGACGGAATTATTACGGACTATCCGGATCGATTGAATTCAGTTCTAAAAAAACATTAG
- a CDS encoding MIP/aquaporin family protein, whose product MTSPFFGEFLGTFVLILLGDGVVAGVLLEKSKAKDSGWIVITAAWAFAVILGVFTAKAFGSADAHLNPAVTVAFAVQSGEYSKIPIYLPAQFLGAFLGAVAVYLHYLPHWKETKDSGKILAVFSTDPAISNPPSNFFSEFLGTFLLIIGIHSIFSAQIADVTTPIGVGYVGVLVWVIGLSMGGTTGYAINPARDLGPRLAHYILPIPHKGNSGWKYAWLPILAPLAGGTFAGMFLKTIL is encoded by the coding sequence ATGACGTCCCCTTTCTTTGGAGAATTTTTAGGCACATTTGTGCTCATACTTTTAGGAGACGGAGTAGTAGCCGGGGTTTTATTAGAAAAATCTAAAGCAAAAGATTCCGGCTGGATCGTGATCACTGCAGCCTGGGCATTCGCGGTTATTTTAGGGGTTTTTACGGCAAAAGCATTCGGAAGTGCGGATGCACATTTAAATCCAGCAGTTACCGTAGCGTTTGCAGTACAATCCGGAGAATATTCCAAAATCCCAATATACCTTCCTGCACAATTTCTGGGGGCATTCTTGGGAGCGGTGGCAGTATATCTGCATTATCTCCCTCACTGGAAAGAGACCAAGGACTCGGGAAAAATTTTAGCCGTATTTTCCACAGATCCTGCAATCTCAAATCCACCCTCTAACTTTTTCAGCGAGTTCTTAGGAACATTCTTATTAATTATAGGAATTCATTCCATCTTCTCAGCTCAGATCGCGGACGTAACCACACCGATCGGAGTGGGGTATGTTGGGGTTTTAGTCTGGGTGATCGGGTTATCAATGGGAGGGACCACGGGTTATGCGATCAATCCTGCGAGAGACTTAGGTCCTAGATTAGCACATTATATTCTCCCTATCCCACACAAAGGAAACTCAGGATGGAAATATGCATGGCTCCCTATTCTTGCTCCCTTAGCCGGCGGGACATTTGCAGGAATGTTTTTGAAAACTATATTATAA
- a CDS encoding SDR family NAD(P)-dependent oxidoreductase, whose translation MKALVTGASEGIGREFAKQLAAKGYKITAVARNEVRLKQLMDELGKGHKIIVADLSDPKSTAKVQKELEENHYDLLINNAGFGVYGPFHKADLPRLQAMTRLNIDSLVSLSYSFLKNSQSGDSLMNISSTLGLVPMPSSGVYSATKAFVTSFSESLWYEQKKRGVYVMGLCPGVTVSNFFERAGGDPKDFPNAIAQSAETLVEYALAALKKRSSPTVVSGLPNKVLVKVSKLIGRKATVRLMGKMR comes from the coding sequence ATGAAAGCACTAGTCACAGGAGCCAGCGAAGGTATCGGAAGAGAATTTGCCAAACAACTTGCAGCGAAAGGGTATAAGATCACAGCAGTTGCAAGAAACGAAGTAAGACTCAAACAGCTAATGGACGAACTCGGAAAAGGTCATAAAATTATCGTCGCCGACTTATCCGATCCGAAATCAACGGCAAAAGTCCAAAAAGAATTAGAAGAAAACCATTATGATTTATTAATAAACAACGCGGGGTTCGGCGTTTACGGACCTTTTCATAAGGCGGACTTGCCTAGATTGCAAGCGATGACCCGTCTTAATATTGATTCCCTTGTTTCTTTGTCCTATTCTTTCCTAAAAAATTCCCAGTCTGGGGATTCTTTGATGAACATATCTTCCACCCTAGGTCTTGTTCCTATGCCTTCTTCCGGTGTATATTCTGCTACTAAGGCATTCGTAACTTCTTTCAGCGAGTCCTTATGGTACGAGCAGAAAAAAAGAGGCGTCTACGTTATGGGTCTTTGCCCGGGAGTGACGGTTTCTAACTTTTTCGAAAGAGCAGGAGGAGATCCAAAAGATTTTCCTAATGCGATCGCTCAATCCGCGGAAACTCTGGTAGAATACGCTTTGGCAGCTTTGAAAAAAAGAAGCTCCCCTACTGTGGTTTCCGGACTCCCGAATAAGGTTTTAGTAAAAGTTTCTAAGCTGATCGGAAGAAAGGCAACAGTTAGATTAATGGGAAAAATGAGGTAA
- a CDS encoding MarR family winged helix-turn-helix transcriptional regulator has translation MNDSKNLSTVSILFHQTIADRLGLHITDHKCVDFLFTQGPQTAGEISKTMGLSTGAVTSLIDRLEKKGLVERKNDPNDRRKVRIFLTQDLAAMQKIGSLFESLAKSVWEQLSGYTAEELKVILDFTRKSIRIMEEEREKLLRNRPDV, from the coding sequence ATGAACGATTCCAAAAACCTGAGCACCGTATCTATTTTATTCCACCAAACCATCGCAGATCGGCTTGGGCTCCATATCACTGATCACAAATGTGTGGATTTTCTATTTACACAAGGTCCCCAAACCGCCGGAGAGATCTCTAAAACGATGGGACTCAGCACTGGTGCCGTAACTTCTCTCATTGATCGCTTGGAGAAGAAGGGACTCGTAGAACGTAAGAATGATCCGAACGACAGGAGAAAGGTGAGAATTTTTCTGACCCAGGATTTGGCTGCCATGCAAAAAATCGGAAGCCTATTCGAAAGCTTAGCTAAATCCGTTTGGGAACAACTCTCCGGTTATACTGCGGAAGAACTAAAGGTCATTTTGGATTTTACGCGTAAATCGATCAGGATCATGGAAGAAGAAAGAGAAAAACTTCTACGGAACCGACCGGACGTATAA
- a CDS encoding FAD-dependent oxidoreductase: MKQGRPNFIIVGSGISGPSLALFLKRAGYGVRLMESYSRPAEDIGGALQIAPNGMKVIRELGLTSEMLGIGTLSDEMIFRNHTGRVLAMIPNGSVSQFGESPIVVSRARFHLLLLEAAEKEGIPTEYGKKFSHAEFPLNGGVIAKFEDGSFVEGDFLIGADGNHSKVRSFLYPNFPKPEYTGILNAGGFVPANVIPEKYSKRGPIHFTFGPEGFFGFAACGKTEDTSWMWWSNIPRDKEYSREEMNSLDDKAWRDKILEIHKGWHDPIERIIHASSTILKGNVHDLRSLPKWGNDKVLLVGDAAHVMSPHTGQGASMALEDSHTLFLLLERSDSVPEAFRDFETIRRPRVERIIEESRRNGNRKKKLSPVGCWIRDRILTLALPSFAKKGQDWMYRYEGIN, translated from the coding sequence ATGAAACAAGGAAGGCCCAATTTCATAATCGTAGGCTCCGGAATTTCAGGGCCTTCTCTTGCATTATTTCTGAAAAGGGCAGGGTACGGGGTCCGTTTGATGGAATCGTATTCTCGTCCGGCGGAAGATATAGGCGGAGCTCTTCAGATCGCACCTAACGGAATGAAGGTGATTAGAGAATTGGGTCTGACTTCGGAGATGTTAGGGATAGGAACACTTTCCGACGAGATGATTTTCCGGAATCATACCGGAAGGGTCCTTGCAATGATCCCGAATGGTTCCGTTTCACAATTCGGAGAATCTCCAATCGTGGTTTCCCGTGCGAGATTCCACCTTCTGCTATTGGAAGCTGCGGAGAAGGAGGGAATTCCCACGGAATACGGAAAAAAATTCTCTCATGCTGAATTTCCTTTAAATGGAGGTGTGATCGCAAAATTCGAGGATGGAAGTTTTGTAGAAGGGGATTTTCTGATTGGGGCCGACGGGAATCATTCTAAAGTCCGTAGTTTTCTTTACCCTAATTTTCCAAAACCTGAATATACGGGGATCTTAAATGCCGGAGGATTCGTTCCCGCTAATGTGATCCCTGAAAAATATTCTAAAAGAGGACCGATCCATTTTACTTTCGGGCCAGAAGGTTTCTTCGGCTTCGCTGCCTGCGGAAAGACGGAAGATACTTCCTGGATGTGGTGGAGCAATATTCCTAGAGATAAGGAATATTCCAGAGAAGAGATGAATTCTTTGGATGATAAGGCTTGGAGAGATAAAATATTAGAAATACATAAAGGATGGCATGATCCTATCGAAAGGATTATCCACGCTTCTTCCACTATCTTAAAAGGGAACGTTCATGATCTGAGGAGTCTACCTAAATGGGGAAATGATAAGGTATTATTAGTCGGAGATGCGGCTCATGTAATGAGTCCTCATACCGGCCAAGGAGCTTCCATGGCTTTAGAAGACTCTCATACTCTATTTTTACTTTTAGAAAGATCCGATTCGGTTCCGGAGGCATTTAGGGATTTCGAAACGATCAGGAGGCCTAGAGTTGAAAGGATCATAGAAGAATCCAGAAGGAACGGAAACAGAAAGAAAAAGTTGAGTCCTGTTGGCTGTTGGATCAGAGATAGGATCCTAACCCTGGCCTTGCCTAGTTTTGCTAAGAAAGGACAGGATTGGATGTACCGTTACGAGGGAATCAATTAG
- a CDS encoding ricin-type beta-trefoil lectin domain protein, with amino-acid sequence MKSSKTIPTRIVAAAFLCAVSLIGAGCKDSSSNYDSLLFLVQANGKSGGSLPADINYKAEYLTPAPLDQPSGVPFEGGGTKGKNGRSPIPVYAPKLQIDPQAWMSSGYLSRSNTQLRSICIPGTHDSGTYGIQGIDENISQTQEYNVGEQLSLGYRYFDLRIKKIDGQFKIHHGSSVSVSAQEVFQHISSFVNNRKKEIVFVHIQNVDSMSDAEHYELKDQLVLPYLGSRMAPRYLGNSVNFSQLWNLDKNVILIWGGGNYSALSELYWNQGETMKSDWQNTGSESDLINGLRARIKDDRGGKFYVAQMILTPNATQIIFPPYWGSIEDLTNDKLDHASFVYDLDREAKKSGQRLNIAMVDFAGPRFSQYAFEACMDVNDLEPRYFTLKSKQSNLCLDVSNSSTENNARVQVWNCNNTNAQKWFYEHSTSYLRSKLNTDKCLDNGAENWNGGKIVLWDCKDMNNMRFDFYDDSMRVRQNESIAVDANGSSSGSLVSQWTWHGGNNQRWEKNYESPYFALVNQASNLCLDISNSSTANGARIQVYNCNGTDAQKWYYDAGNGFLRSKLNPYKCMDNGGETRNGGKIALWDCKDMNNMRFDFVGDSIRNRINSLYAVDASANGNGSLVHQWEFLNASNQLWKKSY; translated from the coding sequence ATGAAAAGTTCCAAGACAATTCCTACTCGGATCGTCGCAGCCGCATTTCTTTGTGCTGTCTCCCTGATCGGAGCCGGATGTAAAGATTCCTCCTCAAACTACGATTCTTTGTTATTTTTAGTCCAAGCTAACGGTAAATCTGGAGGCTCTCTCCCGGCAGACATAAATTATAAAGCGGAATACCTGACTCCAGCCCCTTTGGACCAACCAAGCGGAGTTCCTTTCGAAGGCGGAGGCACCAAGGGCAAAAACGGAAGAAGTCCAATCCCTGTATATGCCCCAAAATTACAAATCGATCCTCAGGCCTGGATGAGCAGCGGATACCTTTCCAGATCCAATACTCAGCTCAGAAGCATTTGTATCCCTGGAACGCATGATTCCGGAACGTATGGGATCCAAGGAATCGACGAGAATATTTCCCAAACCCAGGAATACAATGTGGGAGAACAATTATCTCTCGGGTATCGTTACTTCGATCTTAGGATCAAAAAGATAGACGGACAATTTAAGATCCATCATGGATCTAGCGTTTCCGTTTCTGCCCAAGAAGTGTTCCAGCATATCTCCAGCTTCGTGAACAATCGCAAGAAAGAGATCGTATTTGTGCATATCCAGAATGTAGACAGTATGAGCGACGCTGAACATTACGAGTTGAAAGACCAATTGGTTCTTCCTTATTTAGGTTCCAGAATGGCTCCTCGCTATTTAGGGAATTCTGTCAACTTCTCCCAACTTTGGAACTTGGATAAGAACGTGATCCTGATCTGGGGAGGCGGAAATTATTCAGCATTATCCGAACTGTATTGGAACCAAGGCGAGACCATGAAGAGCGATTGGCAGAATACAGGAAGTGAATCCGATCTGATCAACGGACTTAGAGCTCGCATCAAGGATGATAGAGGCGGTAAATTTTACGTAGCTCAGATGATCCTAACTCCGAACGCAACTCAGATCATTTTTCCTCCTTATTGGGGAAGTATAGAAGATCTTACCAACGACAAATTGGATCATGCAAGTTTTGTTTACGACTTGGATAGAGAAGCCAAAAAATCAGGACAACGTTTAAATATCGCGATGGTAGATTTTGCAGGTCCTCGTTTCTCTCAATATGCTTTCGAAGCATGTATGGATGTGAACGATCTGGAACCAAGATACTTCACTTTAAAAAGCAAACAATCCAATCTATGTTTGGACGTAAGCAATAGCAGCACTGAGAATAATGCAAGAGTCCAAGTTTGGAATTGTAATAACACCAACGCTCAAAAATGGTTCTACGAACATTCTACAAGTTATCTCAGAAGTAAACTGAACACGGACAAGTGTTTGGATAACGGAGCGGAGAATTGGAACGGAGGAAAAATAGTCCTCTGGGATTGTAAAGATATGAATAATATGAGATTCGATTTTTACGACGATTCTATGCGCGTTAGACAAAACGAATCTATTGCGGTGGACGCTAACGGTTCTAGCAGCGGTTCCTTGGTCAGCCAATGGACCTGGCATGGCGGAAACAACCAACGTTGGGAGAAAAATTACGAATCTCCTTACTTTGCTCTGGTCAACCAGGCTTCTAATCTATGTTTAGATATAAGCAATAGCAGTACTGCAAACGGAGCAAGGATCCAAGTTTACAACTGCAACGGAACGGATGCACAAAAATGGTATTATGATGCAGGGAACGGTTTCCTCAGAAGCAAACTGAATCCATATAAATGTATGGATAACGGTGGAGAAACTCGCAATGGAGGAAAGATCGCTCTCTGGGACTGTAAAGACATGAACAATATGAGATTCGATTTCGTAGGAGATAGTATCCGAAATCGAATCAACTCATTGTATGCAGTAGATGCTTCAGCTAATGGCAACGGTTCTTTGGTTCACCAATGGGAATTCCTGAATGCTAGCAACCAACTTTGGAAAAAATCGTACTAA
- a CDS encoding DUF4442 domain-containing protein, giving the protein MKLYSSDKKESLSSWWLRFRLNHWPCLWCTGGKIQFISSDLKELHVSLKKNLRTLNRVGTIYGGSIYSSVDPYYMLMMMWILGPDYVVWDKAAKVKFVRPILDKVKIRFLITEELIEKTKQDILEKGEIVFDLPAKYEDEEGTVYATFEKTIYAASKEFYEKKLASKNMTSAFKPSKRS; this is encoded by the coding sequence ATGAAATTATACTCTAGCGATAAAAAAGAATCTCTCTCCTCTTGGTGGTTGCGTTTTCGTTTAAACCATTGGCCTTGTTTGTGGTGCACTGGAGGAAAAATACAATTCATCTCTTCCGATCTAAAAGAACTTCATGTAAGTTTAAAGAAAAATCTCCGCACTTTAAATCGAGTGGGGACAATTTACGGAGGAAGTATCTATAGTTCCGTGGATCCGTACTATATGTTGATGATGATGTGGATACTAGGACCGGACTACGTGGTCTGGGACAAGGCTGCAAAAGTAAAATTTGTTCGCCCCATTCTTGACAAGGTAAAGATCCGATTTTTGATCACTGAAGAATTGATCGAAAAAACAAAACAAGATATATTAGAAAAAGGTGAAATTGTTTTCGATCTTCCTGCAAAATACGAGGACGAAGAGGGAACAGTTTATGCGACCTTCGAAAAAACGATCTACGCTGCATCTAAAGAGTTTTACGAGAAGAAGTTGGCCTCTAAAAACATGACATCAGCGTTCAAGCCCAGCAAAAGAAGTTAA